From a single Nymphaea colorata isolate Beijing-Zhang1983 chromosome 4, ASM883128v2, whole genome shotgun sequence genomic region:
- the LOC116253675 gene encoding choline-phosphate cytidylyltransferase 2-like, protein MMARLPKKKLSNGTELQSSESMDEPVTPPARFEPHPAPASSCPELSDKPVRVYADGIYDLFHFGHARSLEQAKKLFPNTYLLVGCCSDEVTHMYKGKTVMIESERYESLRHCRWVDEVIPDAPWVINQEFVDKHKIDYVAHDSLPYADASGAGKDVYEFVKAVGKFKETKRTDGISTSDLIMRILKDYNEYVKRNLARGYSRKDLGVSYVKEKQLRVNMGITKLREKVKEHQEKVGQKLTTVAKTAGMHHSEWVENADRWVAGFLEKFEEGCHIMETAIKDRIQEGLKRQQSRSMSDLLE, encoded by the exons ATGATGGCTCGGCTGCCCAAGAAGAAGCTGTCCAACGGCACTGAATTGCAATCGTCAGAATCGATGGATGAGCCGGTGACGCCACCGGCGAGGTTCGAACCGCACCCAGCGCCGGCAAGTTCGTGCCCGGAGTTGAGCGACAAGCCCGTTCGCGTATATGCTGATGGCATTTATGATCTGTTCCATTTCGGACATGCTCGATCGCTGGAGCAGGCGAAGAAACT GTTTCCAAATACATATTTGCTTGTTGGTTGCTGCAGCGACGAAGTGACACACATGTATAAGGGGAAAACCGTGATGATAGAATCTGAGCGCTATGAGTCACTTCGGCACTGCAG GTGGGTTGATGAAGTTATTCCTGATGCTCCTTGGGTCATCAATCAGGAGTTCGTTGATAAACACAAGATAGATTATGTGGCACATGACTCTCTTCC ATATGCAGATGCAAGTGGGGCTGGCAAGGATGTTTATGAATTC GTTAAGGCTGTTGGGAAGTTCAAGGAAACCAAACGGACTGATGGAATCTCCACATCGGACCTGATAATGAGAATCTTGAAAGATTACAACGAGTATGTTAAGCGTAATCTGGCACGTGGGTATTCAAGAAAGGATCTCGGTGTCAGCTATGTCAAG GAGAAACAGCTGAGAGTGAACATGGGAATAACCAAGCTGCGTGAAAAGGTGAAAGAGCATCAAGAAAAAGTGGGCCAAAAG CTAACTACTGTTGCAAAGACTGCCGGGATGCATCACAGTGAATGGGTGGAAAATGCTGATCGCTGGGTTGCTGGTTTCCTTGAGAAGTTTGAAGAAGGGTGTCATATAATG GAGACAGCCATCAAAGACCGGATTCAAGAAGGTTTGAAAAGGCAGCAATCACGAAGTATGTCCGACCTGCTGGAATAA
- the LOC116253354 gene encoding transmembrane 9 superfamily member 2-like: MEKMVEAVVLLFFVLSGLRVEADGSDHKYKEKEKVPLYVNKVGPFQNPSETYRYYDLPFCIPEHVTEKKEYLGEVLNGDRLVDAPYQLDFRVDKESEVLCKKTLSKEDVAKFKDAVLKDYYFQMYYDDLPIWGFIGKVEKDDQTDPGEFRYLLYKHIHFDISYNQDRVIEINVQTDPNLAIDISEEKEIETEFLYSVKWKETEIPFDRRMDKFSQSSSTPQHLEIHWFSIINSCVTVVLLTGFLATILMRVLKNDFVKYSHDEESPDDQEETGWKYIHGDVFRFPKHKSLFAAVLGSGAQLLALAIFIFILSLVGVFYPYNRGALFTALVVIYALTSGIAGYMATSTYLQLEGTNWVRNLLLTGCLFCGPLFLTFCFLNTVAIIYNATAALPFGTILVILLIWTLVTSPLLVLGGIAGKNSKTEFQAPCRTKKYPREIPPLPWYRRTIPQMAMAGFLPFSAIYIELYYIFASVWGHKIYTIYSILFIVFIILIIVTAFITVALTYFQLAVEDHEWWWRSVICGGSTGIFIFGYCIYYYFARSDMSGFMQTSFFFGYMACICYGFFLMLGTVGFCASLQFVRHIYQSIKCE, translated from the exons atggagaaaatggtggaaGCTGTTGTCTTGCTTTTTTTCGTATTATCTGGGCTCAGGGTTGAAGCAGATGGATCAGATCATAAATacaaggagaaagaaaaggtgCCTTTGTACGTCAATAAAGTGGGTCCTTTCCAAAACCCAAG TGAAACATACCGCTATTATGATCTGCCATTCTGTATTCCAG aACATGTGACTGAGAAAAAGGAATATCTTGGTGAAGTTCTAAATGGTGACCGTTTAGTTGATGCACCATATCAGCTGGATTTTCGAGTGGATAAAGAGTCAGAAGTTCTCTGTAAGAAGACATTGTCAAAAGAAGATGTAGCGAAGTTTAAGGATGCTGTCCTAAAGGATTACTACTTCCAGATGTACTATGATGATTTGCCAATTTGGGGATTCATTGGAAAGGTTGAGAAAGATGATCAAACTGACCCAGGCGAGTTTAGATATTTACTATATAAGCATATTCACTTCGATATTTCTTACAACCAGGATCGTGTAATTGAGATTAATGTTCAGACTGATCCTAATTTAGCCATAGACATATCAGAAGAGAAGGAAATAGAGACAGAATTCTTATATTCAGTGAAATGGAAAGAGACTGAAATCCCTTTTGATAGAAGGATGGATAAGTTCTCACAGTCTTCTTCAACTCCTCAACACTTGGAAATTCATTGGTTCTCTATAATAAATTCTTGTGTTACAGTCGTCCTCCTAACTGGGTTTCTTGCAACTATTCTCATGCGTGTACTTAAGAATGACTTTGTCAA GTATTCACATGATGAGGAGTCACCTGATGACCAGGAAGAGACAGGGTGGAAATATATCCATGGAGATGTTTTCCGATTTCCCAAACATAAATCCCTATTTGCTGCAGTTCTTGGATCTGGTGCTCAGCTCTTAGCTCT TGCAATATTCATCTTCATCCTTTCACTGGTTGGGGTCTTTTATCCATACAATCGAGGAGCATTATTTACAGCATTAGTTGTCATATATGCTCTTACTTCTGGAATTGCTGGTTACATGGCGACATCCACTTACTTGCAACTAGAAGGAACAAATTGG GTTAGGAACTTATTGCTGACAGGATGCTTGTTCTGTGGCCCTctctttttgacattttgtttcCTGAACACTGTAGCTATCATATATAATGCAACTGCAGCTTTGCCTTTTGGCACTATCTTGGTGATTCTTCTTATATGGACACTAGTGACGTCTCCTTTGCTTGTATTGGGTGGGATTGCTGGTAAGAACAGCAAGACTGAGTTCCAAGCTCCTTGTCGCACAAAAAAGTACCCTAGAGAAATACCTCCACTACCATGGTACAGGAGAACTATTCCTCAGATGGCCATGGCTGGCTTCCTTCCCTTCAGTGCCATCTATATTGAGCTATATTACATATTTGCAAGTGTATGGGGTCACAAAATCTATACCATCTACAGCATTCTGTTCATAGTCTTTATCATTCTTATCATTGTGACTGCATTCATCACGGTGGCATTGACATACTTCCAGCTAGCAGTCGAGGACCATGAGTGGTGGTGGAG GTCTGTCATTTGTGGAGGATCTACTGGGATTTTCATCTTTGGCTACTGCATTTATTATTACTTTGCGAGATCAGATATGTCAGGTTTCATGCAaacatcttttttctttggttacATGGCCTGCATATGCTATGGGTTCTTCCTCATGTTGGGCACAGTTGGATTCTGTGCATCGTTGCAGTTTGTTCGCCACATATACCAGTCGATCAAATGTGAGTAG
- the LOC116253674 gene encoding CSC1-like protein At1g32090 codes for MATVEDLAVSAVINILSAFAFLVAFALLRIQPINDRVYFSKWYLNGARKSTARSGNIVRKFVNLDIMTYLKFLNWMPEALKMSEEQIIEHAGVDSAAYLRIYLLGLKIFVPMAFLAILILVPVNLSGTTLATLSYLRKDIIYNSIDKLSISNVTSGSQRFWFHLFMAYLFTMWTCFLLYKEYDAIVRMRLKFLASQSRCVDQFTVIVRNVPSASGRSVSENVEQFFRTNHPNNYLTHQVVYNGNKFAKLVRRKERLQNWLDYYQLKFERHPDARPTAKMGFLGLCGKKVDAINFYKRRVEQLEKKIITERQRILMDAKAIMPVAFVSFDSRWGAAVCAQTQQSKNPTIWLTGWAPEPRDVYWQNLAIPFVSLSIRKLVIGVSVFALIFFYMIPIAFVQSLANLDGLEKVAPFLRPVIELKVIKSFLQGFLPGLALKIFLYFLPAILLIMSKVEGYIALSKLERKAAAKYYYFMLVNVFLGSIITGTAFQQLHSFIHQPPTEIPKTIGVSIPMKATFFMTYIMVDGWAGIASEILRLKALVIYHLKNMFLVKTERDREHAMDPGSIGVPENLPKLQLYFLLGLVYAVVSPLLLPFIIIFFGFAFLVYRHQIINVYDQEYESAAAFWPHVHGRIIASLIISHFLLLGLLSTKKAADSTPLLIVLPVLTFWFHKYCKHRFEPAFRRYPLEEAMAKDMAEREAEPDLNLKAYLADAYLHPVFRAIEDIEMGQVREAEEEREGGEMRSDKNECHAESPATSELSSPSPPRYVYHYDIESSYPTSYTQSYYTTGYA; via the exons ATGGCTACTGTGGAGGATCTTGCAGTCTCCGCTGTCATAAACATTCTGAGTGCTTTCGCGTTCTTGGTCGCGTTTGCTCTGCTCAGAATCCAACCCATCAATGATAGAGTTTACTTCTCCAAATGGTACCTCAATGGGGCAAGGAAGAGCACCGCAAGGTCAGGGAACATTGTCAGAAAATTCGTCAACCTCGATATCATGACATATTTGAAGTTCTTGAATTGGATGCCTGAAGCGCTTAAGATGAGCGAGGAGCAGATTATCGAGCATGCCGGCGTCGACTCTGCGGCTTACCTCAGAATTTATCTACTTGG GTTGAAGATATTTGTGCCAATGGCCTTCCTTGCCATTTTAATCCTTGTTCCAGTCAATCTGTCTGGTACGACTCTTGCAACCCTTTCTTACCTGAGAAAAGATATAATTTATAACAGCATCGATAAGCTGTCAATATCAAATGTTACTTCTGGATCTCAAAG GTTTTGGTTTCATCTATTTATGGCTTATTTGTTCACAATGTGGACTTGCTTCCTGCTCTATAAGGAATATGATGCAATTGTACGCATGAGGTTAAAGTTTTTGGCTTCACAAAGTCGCTGTGTCGATCAATTCACT GTAATTGTTAGGAATGTACCATCTGCTTCTGGGCGCTCAGTATCAGAAAATGTGGAGCAATTTTTTCGGACCAATCACCCTAATAATTATCTTACTCACCAG GTGGTTTATAATGGAAATAAGTTTGCAAAGCTTGTGAGGAGAAAGGAAAGGCTTCAGAATTGGCTAGACTACTATCAGCTTAAGTTCGAAAGGCATCCAGATGCACGGCCGACTGCAAAG ATGGGTTTTCTTGGTCTTTGTGGTAAAAAAGTTGACGCTATTAACTTCTATAAGCGAAGGGTTGAACAACTTGAGAAGAAG aTAATCACTGAGCGTCAGAGAATTCTAATGGATGCAAAGGCTATTATGCCCGttgcttttgtttcatttgattcACGATGGGGTGCTGCTGTTTGTGCTCAGACACAACAAAGCAAGAATCCTACAATCTGGTTAACTGGCTGGGCACCTGAGCCACGTGATGTGTACTGGCAGAATCTGGCCATTccatttgtttctttgagcatACGAAAGCTTGTCATAGGAGTATCTGTATTtgcattaatatttttttatatgataCCTATAGCTTTTGTGCAATCGCTTGCCAATCTTGATGGTTTGGAAAAAGTTGCTCCCTTTCTCAGGCCAGTGATTGAATT GAAGGTGATTAAATCTTTCCTTCAGGGTTTTCTTCCTGGACTTGCACTAAAGATCTTCTTATATTTTCTTCCTGCAATCTTGTTGATTATGTCTAAAGTTGAAGGATATATAGCATTGTCAAAGCTAGAGAGAAAAGCAGCAGCTAAGTACTATTACTTCATGCTGGTGAATGTCTTTTTGGGAAGCATAATCACTGGCACAGCTTTTCAACAGCTTCATTCATTTATACATCAACCACCCACCGA GATCCCCAAAACAATTGGCGTGTCAATTCCAATGAAGGCAACATTTTTCATGACATACATAATGGTTGACGGTTGGGCTGGTATTGCTAGTGAGATCCTTCGATTGAAAGCACTGGTCATATACCATCTGAAAAATATGTTCCTAGTGAAAactgagagagatagagagcatGCGATGGATCCAGGAAGCATTGGGGTCCCAGAGAACCTTCCAAAACTTCAGCTATATTTCCTTCTTGGGCTTGTGTATGCAGTcgtttctcctcttcttctgccctttatcatcattttcttcGGCTTTGCATTCCTCGTTTACCGTCATCAG ATTATCAACGTTTATGATCAAGAATATGAGAGTGCAGCTGCATTCTGGCCACATGTTCACGGCCGCATAATCGCAAGCTTGATAATTTCGCACTTCCTTCTGCTTGGCCTTCTAAGCACAAAGAAAGCAGCTGATTCAACTCCCTTGCTTATCGTTCTTCCTGTGCTGACATTCTGGTTCCACAAATACTGCAAACACAGATTTGAACCGGCATTCCGTAGGTACCCACTTGAG GAAGCCATGGCTAAAGACATGGCTGAGCGAGAAGCAGAGCCTGATTTAAACCTAAAGGCCTACTTAGCTGATGCTTACTTGCACCCGGTGTTCCGTGCTATCGAGGATATAGAGATGGGACAAGTTAGAGAAgcggaagaagagagagaggggggagaaaTGAGATCTGACAAGAACGAATGTCATGCAGAATCGCCAGCCACAAGCGAACTCAGCTCTCCTTCTCCACCACGTTATGTGTACCACTATGACATTGAATCCTCTTACCCAACAAGCTACACTCAATCCTATTATACAACAGGCTATGCATGA
- the LOC116252073 gene encoding protein BASIC PENTACYSTEINE7-like, whose product MDERTRMEHFRTWGFSSQAVNGNPMLKTFAGSAVLNGAGTVAEHAAAVMLNGPFAERKASLAEAQAAASSMGYHGNPWAMFPPSMGSAPAPEDHLDLRVKEMHNVLEFPLEEVDNGDPNNKPAKRRKPRAPKPPNSDAAKVPRQKQPRKKNSSSASKQAGSLPSEKSDKKILDIVVNGATYDISSIPVPVCSCTGVPHQCYRWGAGGWQSSCCTTSMSAYPLPLSHTRPGARIAGRKMSNGAYRKVLEKVAAEGHDLSTSVDLKSFWAKHGTNKFVTIR is encoded by the coding sequence ATGGACGAACGCACTCGAATGGAGCATTTTAGAACATGGGGATTCTCCAGCCAAGCCGTGAATGGGAATCCAATGCTGAAAACGTTCGCAGGCAGTGCCGTTCTCAACGGTGCAGGGACTGTTGCAGAACACGCAGCTGCAGTCATGTTAAATGGGCCGTTTGCAGAACGAAAAGCTTCATTAGCTGAAGCACAAGCAGCAGCATCGTCTATGGGTTATCATGGTAATCCTTGGGCCATGTTTCCGCCTAGTATGGGCTCAGCTCCAGCTCCTGAGGATCATCTGGATCTTAGGGTTAAGGAAATGCATAATGTTCTTGAATTCCCATTAGAAGAAGTGGATAACGGTGATCCTAATAACAAACCAGCAAAACGTAGAAAGCCACGGGCTCCCAAACCACCTAACAGTGACGCAGCAAAAGTTCCAAGACAGAAGCAACCAAGGAAGAAAAATTCCTCATCTGCCAGCAAACAGGCTGGTTCTTTGCCATCTGAGAAGTCTGACAAAAAGATCCTTGACATTGTTGTCAACGGAGCAACTTATGATATATCAAGTATACCGGTCCCAGTCTGCTCTTGCACCGGTGTCCCTCATCAGTGCTATAGATGGGGAGCTGGTGGATGGCAATCCTCTTGTTGCACCACAAGCATGTCTGCTTATCCTCTGCCATTGAGTCATACAAGACCTGGAGCCCGTATAGCTGGAAGAAAGATGAGCAATGGAGCATACAGGAAAGTATTAGAGAAAGTAGCAGCTGAAGGTCATGATCTTTCTACTTCAGTCGACTTGAAAAGTTTTTGGGCCAAACATGGCACTAATAAGTTTGTTACAATCAGGTAG